A single Vigna radiata var. radiata cultivar VC1973A chromosome 8, Vradiata_ver6, whole genome shotgun sequence DNA region contains:
- the LOC106770021 gene encoding uncharacterized protein LOC106770021: MIASGSPIPTNDSQEPKPRDKWTIEEKKRIQNDVKARNIIASALTVDEVYRVSVCKIAQKMWDVLKVTHEGKDDVKRARKNTLIQEYEIFRMKQGEIISDVQKRFTNIVVATESDRNH, from the exons ATGATTGCATCTGGTTCGCCTATTCCTACTAACGATTcgcaggaaccaaagccccgtgaTAAGTGGACCATtgaggagaagaaaagaattcaaaatgacGTGAAAGCCCGAAATATAATTGCATCTGCTCTAACTGTTGACGAGGTTTACAGGGTCTCTGTTTGCAAAATCGCTCAAAAGATGTGGGATGTACTCAAAGTAACTCATGAAGGAAAAGATGATGTTAAGAGGGCGAGGAAGAACACGTTGATTCAAGAGTACGAAATTttcaggatgaagcaaggagaaataATTTCAGATGTTCAAaaacgcttcaccaacatt gtcgtggcaaccGAAAGTGACCGCAATCattga
- the LOC106772489 gene encoding pre-mRNA-processing factor 19, translating into MNCSISGEVPEEPVVSRNSGLLFEKRLIERHISDYGKCPITGEPLTMDDIVPIKTGKIVKPRPVQAASIPGMLGMFQNEWDGLMLSNFALEQQLHTARQELSHALYQHDAACRVIARLKKERDEARSLLAQAERQYPVSALNAPTANAPVLSNGKRAAEDEDLAPGAKKIHPGISSSVISELTDCNAALSQQRKKRQIPATLAPIEALESYTQISSHPFHKTNKQGIISLDILYSKDLIATGGIDTNAVIFDRPSGQILSTLSGHSKKVTSVKFVAQGESILTGSADKTVRLWQGSDDGNYNCRHILKDHTAEVQAVTVHATNNYFVTASLDGSWCFYELSSGTCLTQVFDSSGSSEGYTSAAFHPDGLILGTGTTESLVKIWDVKSQANVARFDGHAGPVTAISFSENGYFLATAAHDGVKLWDLRKLKNFRNFAPYDSETPTNSVEFDHSGSYLAIAGSDIRIYQVANVKSEWNCIKTFPDLSGTGKATCVKFGADSKYIAVGSMDRNLRIFGLPGEDAPSES; encoded by the exons ATGAATTGCTCCA TCTCCGGCGAAGTTCCGGAAGAGCCCGTCGTGTCTAGGAACTCTGGTCTTCTCTTCGAGAAGCGTTTGATTGAGCGACACATTTCG GATTATGGCAAGTGTCCAATTACTGGTGAACCACTTACTATGGATGACATTGTACCAATCAAGACAGGGAAG ATAGTGAAGCCCAGACCTGTCCAGGCAGCTAGCATTCCTGGCATGCTTGGAATGTTCCAAAAT GAATGGGATGGGTTGATGCTATCTAATTTTGCATTGGAGCAACAATTGCACACAGCAAGGCAAGAGCTGAGTCATGCTCTCTACCAG CATGATGCTGCATGCCGAGTGATTGCTAGACTTAAAAAGGAACGAGATGAAGCTAGGTCCTTACTTGCGCAAGCAGAAAGGCAGTACCCTGTTTCTGCACTAAATGCTCCAACTGCAAATGCCCCTGTTCTGAGCAATGGAAAAAGAG CTGCTGAGGATGAGGATCTGGCTCCTGGTGCAAAGAAAATTCATCCTGGAATATCTTCTAGCGTAATTTCTGAGCTAACTGATTGCAATGCTGCTCTCTCCCAGCAGAGAAAGAAGAGACAG ATTCCTGCCACTTTGGCTCCTATTGAAGCTCTAGAGTCATATACCCAGATATCTAGTCATCCCTTtcacaaaacaaacaaacaaggcATTATATCCCTTGATATCCTTTATTCTAAG GACTTAATTGCAACTGGAGGTATTGATACAAATGCTGTTATTTTTGACCGACCTTCAGGACAGATATTATCTACACTAAGTGGTCACTCCAAAAAG GTGACCAGTGTAAAGTTTGTAGCTCAGGGTGAATCAATCTTAACTGGTTCAGCAGATAAG ACAGTTCGTCTGTGGCAAGGGTCAGATGATGGTAACTATAACTGCAGGCACATCTTAAAGGATCATACAGCTGAG gTGCAAGCTGTCACTGTCCATGCTACCAATAATTATTTTGTGACTGCTTCACTTGATGGCTCTTGGTGCTTTTATGAACTTTCTTCAGGGACATGTTTGACTCAG GTTTTTGACTCTTCAGGTTCTTCTGAAGGCTACACATCAGCTGCTTTCCATCCTGATGGTCTCATCCTTGGAACTGGAACCACAGAATCTCTTGTTAAGATCTGGGATGTAAAAAGCCAG GCAAATGTTGCTAGGTTCGATGGACATGCTGGTCCAGTAACTGCCATTTCTTTTTCTGAGAACGGATACTTCCTTGCG ACTGCTGCTCATGATGGTGTTAAGCTTTGGGATCTACGGAAATTGAAGAACTTTAGGAATTTTGCTCCATATGATTCGGAAACACCAACAAACTCTG TGGAGTTCGACCACAGTGGATCCTACCTTGCAATTGCTGGCTCGGATATAAG GATTTACCAAGTTGCAAATGTGAAATCTGAATGGAACTGCATTAAAACTTTCCCTGATTTATCCGGAACAG GTAAGGCCACGTGTGTAAAATTTGGTGCAGACTCTAAATACATAGCTGTTGGATCAATGGACCGGAATCTTCGAATATTTGGCTTGCCTGGCGAAGATGCTCCCAGTGAGTCATAA